DNA from Streptomyces luteogriseus:
GTGAACGCCACCGACTTCCTGGTCGACGGCGGGATCGCGGGGGCGTACGTCACACCCCTGTAAGCCGGTGTCCGGCGGGCCCGCCGCGCGCCCTACAGTGCCGGGATGAGCATGACGCCCCCGCCCGGCTGGTATCCCGACCCGCACGCCCCGCACCTGCAGCGCTGGTGGGACGGCACGGCCTGGACCGAGCACCGCCACGCGCCCGAGGCCCCCGCCGCCCCGCCGCCGGGCGGCGGCGGCCGCGCGAGGACGGTCGCCCTGACCGCCACGGGCGTCGTCCTGGTCGCGGCGATCGTCACCGGAGCCGTCGTCCTGGGCGGGGGCTCCGGCGGCGGCACCGAGACCAGGACGGCTCCGACCACCACCCCCGCCCATACGCCCGGGGCGCCGGAGCCGGCCCCCGAGGCGTCGACCTCCGAGCCGTCCGCCGACGACCCCGCGGTCGTCGAGGACCAGCTCAACGGCGTCACGTTCCCGCTGCTCGACGGCTGGGAGCGCCCGCAGCACGTCGCCCAGGACGACGTCGTCATGACGACCGACGGCACCTACGACTGCCCCGGGGGCGTGGGCCTGTGCCGCCACGGCATGGTCTTCTCCCGCACGGTGACCGAGAACGACGAGAAGTCCCCCGAGGCCCTCGCCAAGGCCGACATCTCCGAGGCGGCCGACGAGGCCTA
Protein-coding regions in this window:
- a CDS encoding DUF2510 domain-containing protein, giving the protein MTPPPGWYPDPHAPHLQRWWDGTAWTEHRHAPEAPAAPPPGGGGRARTVALTATGVVLVAAIVTGAVVLGGGSGGGTETRTAPTTTPAHTPGAPEPAPEASTSEPSADDPAVVEDQLNGVTFPLLDGWERPQHVAQDDVVMTTDGTYDCPGGVGLCRHGMVFSRTVTENDEKSPEALAKADISEAADEAYDRDSLGRELHGGMTSHQVVKSGPVAVAGRAGYLVRWRVKTAKGPGGYVQSLVFPSSVGTEAPVLVRYVFDAGEDGPPLADMDRLTKGIRPFGDADTGGGVGSSIGPTD